From a region of the Marinomonas mediterranea MMB-1 genome:
- a CDS encoding motility protein A has protein sequence MDFASFIGIISGLALIISAIFLGSSDIAIFLNIPGIMIVIGGTIAATLVTFQFKDTMSAFRAAFIVFSQDKQNPQAMIATMLQITKIARREGLVALSRVDADSPFLKRAMNMASDASDEDYIRKTLQADIDSLKMRHYVIQDVFKKMGLYAPAFGMLGTLIGLIQMLAQLDNPESIGPSMAVALLTTFYGSLLSTVIFNPIAGKLKARTILEIQTLEIIRDGTVSLLGSNNYLAVYERLSSYVPAHQRKPAGMGE, from the coding sequence ATGGATTTCGCATCATTTATAGGCATTATTTCCGGTTTAGCGCTAATCATATCAGCGATATTTCTAGGCAGCAGTGACATAGCAATATTTTTAAATATTCCTGGGATCATGATTGTGATCGGCGGGACGATTGCTGCAACGCTTGTAACTTTCCAATTTAAAGATACGATGTCTGCGTTTAGAGCCGCATTCATTGTATTTAGTCAAGACAAACAAAACCCACAAGCAATGATCGCAACCATGCTGCAAATCACTAAGATCGCTCGACGCGAAGGCTTGGTTGCTTTGAGCCGTGTAGATGCAGACTCCCCTTTCTTAAAGCGCGCGATGAATATGGCGTCTGATGCCTCAGATGAAGACTATATAAGAAAGACGCTTCAGGCAGATATAGACTCCCTTAAAATGCGTCACTATGTCATCCAAGATGTGTTCAAGAAAATGGGATTATATGCACCTGCATTTGGCATGTTAGGTACACTAATTGGTCTAATTCAAATGCTTGCACAACTGGACAACCCAGAGTCAATCGGTCCCTCGATGGCCGTTGCGCTGCTCACCACGTTTTACGGGTCTTTATTATCCACCGTAATTTTTAATCCAATAGCTGGAAAATTGAAAGCACGAACTATACTTGAAATTCAGACATTAGAAATCATTAGAGACGGTACGGTGAGTCTTCTGGGTAGCAACAACTACTTAGCCGTTTACGAGCGACTTTCATCTTACGTACCCGCTCATCAAAGAAAACCTGCAGGAATGGGAGAGTAA
- a CDS encoding OmpA/MotB family protein encodes MQDPLFEEEEVAGWIVTYADLMSLLLVFFILLYSLSKLTESTLVSALSSIQIALNSEGALTRLNPTQYSGGGTEIIKPADPQLATNDDLTYSKEPIDDVEREHVKEIANDTANKFAAENLDSQIAVFEDGEKITIRVDGASLFESGEADVLWSAEPIFEALYRIFVTYPDYNISIKGHTDNIPINTTRFPSNWELSAIRATTTLRYFLEKGIPPERMTATGYADVIPLVPNDTPEHRAQNRRAEFVLQRNKNNN; translated from the coding sequence GTGCAAGACCCCCTTTTTGAAGAAGAGGAAGTCGCTGGCTGGATAGTAACCTATGCGGACCTCATGTCTCTGCTTCTCGTATTTTTCATCTTGCTTTATAGCCTTTCTAAGCTTACGGAAAGCACATTGGTGAGCGCCCTCTCGTCCATTCAAATAGCACTAAACAGCGAGGGTGCACTTACAAGGTTAAACCCGACCCAATATTCAGGAGGCGGAACTGAAATAATAAAACCTGCAGACCCTCAACTTGCGACTAATGACGATTTAACTTACTCAAAAGAACCGATTGACGATGTAGAACGAGAACACGTTAAAGAAATTGCAAATGATACCGCAAATAAGTTTGCAGCTGAAAACTTAGACTCACAAATTGCCGTATTTGAAGATGGTGAAAAAATCACGATTCGAGTCGATGGCGCTTCTTTATTTGAATCAGGCGAAGCGGACGTTCTGTGGAGTGCTGAGCCAATATTCGAAGCGCTTTACCGTATATTTGTGACCTACCCTGATTACAATATAAGCATTAAGGGACATACGGACAACATTCCAATCAATACCACCCGTTTTCCTAGTAATTGGGAGCTCTCAGCCATACGCGCCACAACAACGTTACGCTACTTTTTAGAGAAAGGAATTCCACCAGAGCGCATGACAGCAACGGGCTATGCCGATGTTATTCCTCTCGTGCCAAACGATACGCCAGAGCATCGCGCTCAAAATAGGCGTGCAGAATTTGTATTACAGCGAAATAAGAACAATAATTAA